The nucleotide window CAACAAAATGAGAAATGCTGCAAACTCAAGTAGGCTGAGGAGGTTAAGTGTTAATCAAGCATCACCTCAGTTAGTCAGTTCAAAAGCTAACAACTTCTATAATTTATAGCTGACTCAGCAAGAACTCAGTTTATATTGAACAACAATATAAGAAGCTCAATGAATAATTGGCTTGATACTCCATTCATCCTTGTTAACTCCTAATTAAGAGTGGTTATCACcaactttaatgattttaaaGGTTTTGGTGTTTTATAATCAATTAATTATGCGAAGAATGAAGTTAGTACAAGTAGCAAGAGCGGGCGGCAAAATGAATTAGAATGAAGTTAGGTCAATAATTCGATTCCCTTctattataataaaaagaaatattgatCATTTCATGGGACCCTTAGTGTTAATAATGAATTTAAGATGGACAAAGAGTTAATTGATGGATTAGTAAGTTGATAATACTTATCAGGGAGCTTGTGTTGATTATAAGTGAGAAATGCAGCGGTGCAATCATTTTCTAATCTAGCTGGCTGCCAACATTTCTGGTTGTTGACAAACACCAAAAACATGCTCAGCCACGTACTATTTGTTGAACATCTTCTCACACAGCTGAAATGAATCTATGCATTTTCTTCTCCGATTTCAAATGACATGTCATGCTCGTGTTGATTTGAGATACATGTAATTTGTACTAAATAAATCAGCACCAAAATTAATAGGTGTCATTTTTAGATTAGTCGAATTAAACCTAAATACGGAGAAAAACTTCCATGTGCCAgtgcatgaattttttgttcctATCTCTCCTCACGTGAATATAAACCATTTATTGGTTAACAATCATGATTACTTAAATTCGTGTTATCGTGTCGTGTAAAAATCTGTCACCTGTTAAAAACCGCTTGatcataatcaaataatgaacaCAAGTGGGACCTGGGCACAGCAAGCAAACGCTGCTAAGAGTGTGTGTTTGGAGAATAATGGACCATTTTCTCCAGCCTCCTGTTCCAAATAAATAGCAGAAAGGGATCTTCACTTGCTTAGAAGCAAAAGCAACATCTATCAATTCTATCGCATAATTGAAGTATTGATTATTGAAACAGGACCAAGTGATAAAATCCTGTCTCTGTTTTATGCCAACATGATTAAATCCTTGTCCCATTGCAACCAAAATCAAGACAAACTTCTCTTAGTTGTAGACAGAGACATCTGATCTTTGTTGCGTGCAACTTAAGGTTAATTGCAGTACAGTTGCCCCTTATTGCCAATAATATTCAATTGGAGCTTGTGATTTTATTGCATTTTAATAtcaaatttacaaaattcctccagttcaagaaaaagaaaagagaaaaaagagtttgtttttcttacaaCATCATGAGCACTCCTGTGAAATCATACAGGACTTGAACATGAGGTTGTTCTTAAGAAAACAATATTGCATACACTGCCTATAAATACGACACGAAGCATGACAAGAATGTACAacacaaacaaattttaacttgagtataatacttgaaaattgCCTACAAGGATTTTCGAAATCACCTAAAAAGGTTACAAATACAGTGATGCCACCACAATAGAGAAAAGTCTATAAATTTTGGTTCACCCTCTTTTCGTTTAATTTTTGTAGAATTTCAAAATCAAGCTTCCATTGATATCAACAATCAATTGAGCTATTTACTCTTCAAGCAAAATTTATAGTATTCTCCGCATATAACAAAAGAATACTTCATCATTCCAAATTCAGGACTTGCATATAAATCAATGTCCATCTTGTGAAGAAAGCTACATCTAACTGTTACCCTCAATTGGGAAGATAAGCTGCTTCCATATGAGCTTTTATACGTTAAAACGAAACAGCATGACATCTCCTTCTTGTACAATGTATTCTTTGCCCTCAGATCTCAACTGCAAACATCAAGGTAGCTTGGGTGAGTCAGCTTGATCTAGAATGATATTAAAGGAAAAGACACTTTTTGCCTCTGTTTGTTCAGAAAAAAGAACTTAATAAAAAAGATCCAATTCTATTTAACAGTCGTTCTGTAATCTTGATTCTTGACCAAAGGTGGACAGCATTTATATGTGATGCTACTGGTTAACAAGACAATTATAGCTAATAAAAAGGGAGCCAACTTACAACCCCTCTTTCCCTTGCTGCGGCAAGTGAACCAGCAGCAACAAAATCATCATAAGACACCTAACAATAAAGGGACAGAAGAAGTTATTATTAAATGCTTTAGTTCCAGTAACATTATTAAATACTTCAATAAATAGGTAAAATGTTTTAATAGTTATTTACATTTTAtacagaaaatataaaattagcaCTCCATCATTTTCATTGGTTTTAGATGAATGAGTTTACGATATTAACAGGTAGATGCTGTCTTGAATATTGAACATAACTTACATAGAACTGGGTGGTTTAAAGCTCACTTCTATTATAGTAATTAAAATCAATTGTTTAATCCAATAAAATAGCTATTGCCAATAACATGTCAAAGTGAGTGCTCCTAGATAGAGTATCGTCAAGGCACTTTAACTGCAAAAGATGATGCAATTCATGCTCTCATGTGAGGCACGTTATCATCTAGAATGGAAAAGAGACAATTTTGTGTAGTCATTGGGGTACAGTGTGCccaaggcatcatgaaaagagTATCAAATACTTTTCCAATCCTTTAACATTTATACCTTATATGTCGAGGGCTCATTTTGTTGTGACCATATAGTTCTTCAACAAGATGCTTGGGGTTGCAGGGCTGAGCACAGCCAGGAATTCGGTCTCACAGAAAGTATACGGCAGATTAAATCTAGTGATGAGGAAAAATAATGGTACTTTTTTACGTATGCTATGCATGTTAAAAAACTATCATGAAATTAATaggtataaaataaaaataaaataaccctATATTGTGAGGAACCATGCACAAAATTATCCATTTCACTGtccaaagaaaaccaaaacctaTTTCAGGTATTGATGAGTTTTCAGTTAAATGAGGGTTGGGGGATGTGTTGTTTGTGGTTTTTCGGTTTTGTTCCTCCCTGTTAGTTTGGGAGGTGTTGGtgctgtttgtttgtttctgttttgttttttgttcttcggTTGTGGATGCATTATCCACCTCCGTGTTCTTTTGCTTAATAATTTTCGTTTCTtctcgaaaaaaaaaaaattgagttttcAGTTTAAGGAAGCAGAGCTCCAttcacaattttaaaattctagttgtctttaaaaagaaaaatatttatgcacATTAGGAGACCCATTTAAAGAAAGGAAAGATACCCTTGCAAAGGTTCTCGAAGCTTTTTCAATCTTTtaagtttcttttattttttcttattcttaataaactttatatatttatatatatatatatatattttttttatacagaaAACTCAATTAGTCAAATACACACGGAGAGGGGCAAACAAGAAAACCAAAGAATTGAATTATTTCAACCCCTAATGCAACCAGTGGAAAGTTTTTCACTGTATTTTATATCAATATATTTAAAGTGGATAAGAACCAAGACAAAAACTCCATGGTTAACAGAGTTGCATTGCACACAGTTTCCTGAATATCAGTTTTATCTCATCTTCTCATCAAAAATATGTTATATCATCccatacaaaaataatataacaaGTTATAAAGAGAATTAGAAGTTCTGTTTATGATGCTTACTGTCTCAGCTCGAATGAAACCTCTCTCAAAGTCAGAGTGGATGACCCCAGCAGCTTGAGGTGCAGTCATTCCTAGATCAACACAGAACAAGAATCAGAGAACAACATGATATGATGAACAAGTAGTCCATCATACTTCCTAACCTATCTAAGTTTACTTCTGTTTGGACCTAAATTCTTCTCACCTAGGACCATCAGTAAAACAAATTCCACGTAAACAAGTTCCCCATTATGATATAAAGAACAGCATAGCCTATGTTAGCACTTGCTTGAAGCATTTCAAGGTCCACTCAGAGGTATTTTACCATTTCTGTAGTATAATACACAATTTACATTCAGCATAACCAAAGCTCACCTGCAAGTATGGTCCATGCTTTTGTTTCCTGTGTACAACATAGGAACAATCTTTTAAAACAAATGGAataatatacacacacacacatatacaaCATCCAAAAGAGTTCACAAACTCATCCTTCTCACCTTCTCTCCAGACGTAAAGTAAGTACGGAGCCCCAAGATGCCATATGTTGCTCTGATAAGGTTCCCAAGACCACTTTCACTAACACCAAGAGATTCCAAAAATTCTGTTCTTTCTTCATATGGTAGTTCCGTAAGCTCAGACTCGACCTGCAGGTGCAAACTTCCATAATTAAGGCAAACAAAAACAGTATGAACACAAATCTGCTAGTCTCGAACAAGGTAGCATTAATCCCCATCAAACATTACAAGCAGAGAGGCAGGCACAAGCTGTGAAAATTGTCACAATTTCAAACTATAATTAATACTTCTGTTCTGATGTATCCCCAAACCTGTGCTGAAATTGTCACTACTCCAGATTGCAACTCAGGAGCAATATTCATCACTTCTTTGACGTGAGGATTATGTCCAGGTTCAGCTAGATCAGATTCTGCAACGTTAGCAACATATATAACCGGTTTCATTGTAAGCAAGCAAAGATGCTTTACAGCATCCTTTTCCAAATCTGTTAAAGCGACTGATCTTGCCGGTTTCCCATCCAATAGTGCATGCTGAATTTTTTCTAAGGAAGACCTTTCTGCTTCCTCCTGAAAtcaaaagactttgtgtgcatcattttataattaatgaaGGAGGAAAAAATTGAAGGGAAAGAGTGAGATGTTAGCACATACTTATGCACTGTACAGTAAGAGAGCAGTGGATAGTACTATACCTTAATTTTGGTTTGTGAGTCTTTTGCCTTTCCTTTTTTGAGCTTATCCACTCTCTTCTCAATCTGCACTTCTTGTGAATAATACAATTTAGTTCAATCAGCTCATTCCATCCTACCAAGCTGCTATTATatcttaaaaacaaataacagaTATAGAATAGtcctagaaagaaaaaaagaagaagagagagagagagagagagagagattatagATTTTAGGACAAGGAAGTGTAGCTACAAGCAAAAAAGtgcacataaaaaaaaaaaaaaaaaaaaggtacatcaTCAACTTTGAACCATAAAATGGCTGCGCATTTGAAAAGTATAGTTTgcataaaacatatatatctGTAGAGGGTCGTCTTATCTGCACAGCTAGGATAAGGCACTGTGATAGTTCACCACCTAAACCACTTctcataaattttaaattgacaaCCTCATGAATCAATTACCAGGCCTGGTGGCCATTATGTAAgtcaaatttcaaatcaatTGGATTGAAAAATATACTACCTATTTcaaagcagaagctaaaagaCCAACTAATTATCATAAAAGCAAAGAATCCAGAAAGTTCTCAGTCAGGATGTGGGATCAATCCACACCTCCAAAGCAGACAATGAATCAGGATCCACAACACCACAAGAACtaggtaaattttttttttttttaagagaagaaaaaaataggtaaATGGGCTCCAGGTTGTGATAGAAAGATGGTAAGTGAGTAGTAGAACAATGTTAATTAGAAAACCTGGTCCAGATCTGAGAAAATAAGCTCTAGGTTGATGACATCAATATCAGCCTTAGGATCAACTTTCCCATTCACATGAACAACATCATTATCTTCAAAACAGCGAACAACCTGAAACAACAATCAACGGGCCAATAATGATGTAGATCTAAAGAAGTAATGATGAAAAGCACTATGTATACTtaataaaaagatatgaagGATTTACATAActtgcttcttctctccaCTCTAAATTCAGACTATAAAAGATTTTACATTCCAATGGTccattttaacaaaaaaattgttatcTTAAATTCATatgacattttcttttataaaagcAGTATCCATCGCACTGGAAAAGGAGAGTCCTCAAACACTTATCTAGAGACCTCATAATGCACTGTCCAACTGACACAAGGCATATAATGATCAATCTTATTAACTAAACATAGAGGCGAAGCTGTGCTCCAAACTCCAATAAAAAGAACGCAAAACAGTTTATTTGTGATTCAAAATTTGGGAGGGGGGGGTTTGCTTCAAAACCTCTAAACAATAGCATCTTTAGTCAAGCTTAGTTAaatgttttttgttatgtgcAAAGagcattttattaaaataaacaaattttgcAGTACCACAGAGGAACCTGATCAGTCAAGCagataaaaacaataaaaatggaaaagtaaAGAATAAGCAAGCtcccacaaaaaataaaatacaaatacacaAAAGATTTAACTGTTTCTTGTGATTATGCAGTCAGGTTCAGGTCCCAACTTAGTTTTCTTTCTCATCCTAACCAAACAAGATTCTAGCTCGCACTAAAATGCACCAGCATGTCACACGTTCACAAACTTTCTATTGTCATCTGCCATGAGTTTAAGAAATCAGTACAAAATGGTCTCTTCTCAACGAGCAACTAACCTACACACGCGCGtgcacgcacacacacacacccacaCGCACACTCACTCTCAACGAGCGactaacacacacacacacacacacacacacacacaaataaacaaGATTCTAGCTCGCACTAAAATGCAGCAGCATGTCACATGTTCACAAACTTTCTATTGTCATCTGCCATGAGTTTAAGAAATCAGTGCAAAATGGTCTCTTGTCAACAAGCAACTAACCTacctctctctcgctctctcagacacacacacacacaaatattaAGTAACATAACAAAAGAATCCATTAAGGAAAACAGGATTTTGAGGAACGAGAAAAAGATGATAATCACACATGAACACAAGCATAAATTAATGGATAGAAACCTGAAGTATGGAGTCCACTTCGCGAATAtttgataaaaatttattcccTAACCCCTGAAAGTaatgaaattaagaaaataaattcagcTGAGGCATTCTAACATATTTGCAATGGaacttaaaaatgaaaacggcaaaagaataaataattaaCCAGGCAATGTTACCTCCCCTTGACTGGCACCCTTGACAAGGCCAGCAATATCTACAAGTTCTATAGATGCTGGGACTGCTCGCTGAGATTTGCTGAGATCAGAAAGTACATTGAGACGTGGATCTGGAACTGCGACAATTCCTACATTCGGCTCTATCGTGCAAAATGGAAAATTGGCAGCTTGAGCCTTACCATTCTCAACCTACACTCGCAAAatctttttaatataaaaactatGTATTACTCATATCAGTAAAGGAGGTAGAAATCCAGATTCACAATATAACAACCATTATGGGTATATAGCTACTGGTGCAAAGTATGCtgtcacaaaataaaaatatgatcttTTTGTCTTAAAATCAGAATGTGCACTAAGATAAGCTGAGTGTTCCTTCAACATAATTCATGCAGTTCACTACAATTCTACAGTGCAATCCCCAATTTGAGTTGCAAGTGAAAAAGATAGATAAGTAAGCACAAACAAACAGATAAAcatctcaaattcaaatgGAAATATGAGTTATCCTTGCTTGTATTATTtaagcaaccaaacagagagACAAAGGGTTTGTAGGACATACAACGGCATTGAAAAGAGTGGACTTGCCGACATTAGGGAGGCCAACGATGCCGGCTTTGAGGCTCATGCTTATCTTGGATGAGGACGCAGCAGAGAAGCGCCGCCCTCTGCTTAAACCAGTCCCTATGACTCCCATCAACTGATAATGGTTCCTCTGCCTCACTGGAACAAGGAGAGATGGAAGTAGCTGACTGCATAATGTTATACGAGCCATTGGAGCTTCGAAAGAACCACAGAACCAGACAGATAAAGAGAGCAAAGCCGAGTTCAATTTATCTGTTGCTGGGAAATGTGTGTATACATATTAAGAGGGAAATTgagattatttatttatttatttcactgaatttttctttttgacataaaggaaccctttttttttctttttttcttttttgggatCGAATTCCTAtgccccccaaaaaaaaaattactcctTTTTCATGTTCGAGAGAAACAACTCATATTTTAATTAGGTCTCGCAACATGTCGTGTTAAGGTAACGAGTTAGAAATCTCCAGTACGAATATGATCCGTTTATTACACGGGTAATAGAACTCAACTCATGTAACCATAAATTATGTATTGAgttaaattgttatttaagttagctttttaaaaaaaaaaaacttgtttaaCTTGTTGATCCCTTTAACCCATTTTGTAGggaaaaaacttgaaatttgtATGTACTTATTGTGGCTAGTGTTTGAATCTAAGCtaatttgatttcatttgAATTAATTCGCGTGGTGAATTTGAACCTTGGATTTCTTTTTGGTTACATTAGGAGGAAAGAAACCATGGGGTTTGATTATGGGTATCAAGCAGGGGGGGAACCACTATGGCAATCCCGCATTGgcaactaggggtgggcatcagGACCGGAATACCGGAACACTTGAACCGGACTGGATAAAATAAATCGGAAAAAAAATcgattgaccaaaaaaagtcAACAGACTGGAtcgaaaccaaaccaaaccgattCCAACCAGTTTTGGTTTCGATTTTACACAGCACCAAACTGACCGGACCGAACTGAACCGAttgtagttttttattttattttattacaaaatttttaaaaatccaatgctatattttaaattttgtaattaatatttttccaagttcaacttcaaaaaatttctcattgtatgaattggatcatttgttaatttttaagccaaaaaaataacttttttttttgaaaaaaattaattaataatccTGTGCAAAACCCGAACCGGccagttttttaaaaaaatttacttaaaCCGGACCGGTTAAATAATATCGGTTCCAATTTTGATTTGAGGTGAGAATCAAACCGAACTGGACTGTACCCACCCCTATTGGCAACTCTGAATTTCTTTCAATATAAAGAAAAGCAGTACAAGTAGACTAATACCTAAAACTCATTAACATGACAAAGATATGTGACTCTAATACCTGGGATATTAGAGGAGTGGGATTCGAACACATGATGTCAAATAAAATGCATGGTAACTGCTCTTAGACACACACCTCTTTAATATGTCTTTTAGATGAAAACTTGTCCATTTATGTCGTAACATGCTCATATTAATTGTCTTTAACAAGCTTGCTCAAAGTGCCACACTTGAATGGATTGATTCACCGATTTACATTCCATAAGGGCCTCCAAACAACTAAAAACATATTTTGTAATATGACATAAATagtcattttgattttttttttttggttataagAATTAAGGGGTTCTTAGATATAAGTCTAAAACGATTAGCTGTCATTGGGTTTAGTCCACgcatttttggttttagatgtAAATCCTTTGacttttattattctttttattgtgTCGATTTTACCCTTTGAGGTACATAAGGAAAACTAAATTTACTGAATTATTtacttgtaattaaatttcaaattttaaatttggaattctttcattgataatatttacctaatatatgggtaaaatacaaattaatcaaTTGAAGTAAAGGCCCACATATTATACTAATCAATTTGGCAAGCACCCACATTAAATTATGTATCTAACATAGGTAAATAGTGTTCTTATTAGCAACGGAAAAAACTTAGTGATAAATCGTGTTACCTATAAGTCatgaacataaattagaatacTACCTATAAGTTAGAAACATAAAATAAGTCAGATACaagacaaataaaattatatgttacctataaaaaaatgtacataaaatactattattcattgtctaaaatatgaaaaaacaaatatataccCATGCAATAGGCAATATGACAATATACCTGTACCATAGGATAATTTATCTATAAGAGTATATACTATACCTCTACCATAGggtgaacaaaaattaaaataatggcATATAAATTCTCATCTTATCATTTTAGACAATAGGGATATAAtaggaacaaaaaaatttaaatacaaataagTTAAATACAAAAGTTTGAATCAACATGTCAAATATGAAATGTAATCTACGTGGCAAACTAGTCAAAGAACTTGTATCAATAAACAATAATTCGAGGACTAAACCCAATTATTAGTTGGATTTTTGGACCTCTATCAACTTTTCTaaagaattaaattatattaaacatCTACATCAACGTGTATAAAGGCATTTTAAGTATTTCCTAAGGAAGCATGTCATATATGCTTTCTCGTCAAGCTCTTCCAAGTCAACATACAAAAAaccatttgattttgaatggaATGTTATTACATAATTCTAATATTCGAACACTATAATCACTCTATGTGCATGGACAATTGCTCTTAGACACACGACTCTTCAATATATCTTTCGAGTGAAAACTTATCTATTTATTTCGTAATATGCTCATATTAATTGTCTTTAACAAGCTTGCCCGCAGTACCACACTTGCATGGATTGATTCACACATTTACCTTCCATAAGCTCATCCAAAAGACTAAGAGTATATTTTGTAATATGACATAAATAGACAACAAtgtcattttgattttttctattttgttatgaaaattaaattgtatTATAAACATATACAGCAACGTGTATACAGGTATTTTAAGTAATTCATGAAGAAGAATTTCAAATATGTATTCTCGTCAAGCTCTTCCAAATCAACATATAAAAAGCCATTGAATGGAATGTTAAAGACATGAATACAAAAGCATTAGTAAACAAACTCTTACTCTATGTTGATGGGAAAATGAGATTACACAGTATTTTTTGActtaatcttttttattttttattttatttttaattttaagacATTTTAAATTCAACTCAGTATTCTTTGAACACATTATCTTACTTTTTACGTACAAATCATTACAATTTAAGTCACTATTGTCACGTCATAATAGTGCATGTGAATATCCAAACAAGAGCACATTATATTTGTTATTagttttcaaaatcacattCCTTTACTTCCAAATTCTTCCTATTCCATTCATTTTTATTCTAATCAACATtgctatttattttattatatttcaatGTTCATTACAATACCTAAACATACAATAATTCCAATTATGGGTGTCCTTGTGACGATGCATGTCTCACCTCATCTCTACTTTGGTCCATATAAATTAAGAATGCTACAAAACCaatcaatgaaaaagaaaaagaaaaggaaaaggaaaaggaagaaaaagagacaGATAGATGCATCTCCTTTTCAACCCAGCCTTTTTCTATTTGCATACAATGCAAGCCACCACCATCAACCTCCCATAATTGTGGCCATacaacaaaaccaacaaaaaaaaaaaaaaagaaaagaaaagaaaagaaaaagagcatTTTCATTACCACTCTCTgcctttttttgtcttttaagAGCACTTCCAACGGATAGCCCGGCCCTGGTAAGAAATGCAAATGTAGTTCCAGCGATACAAAACAGCTTAGGCAAGGCGTGGGCTCCACCAAGTCCTGGCAAGCCCGAAGGCAAGAAGAACCCGAGCTGTTGTCTAAGGACTGTGATGTCAATaacgaatttttttaaaaacgatCGAAAAAGattct belongs to Prunus persica cultivar Lovell chromosome G4, Prunus_persica_NCBIv2, whole genome shotgun sequence and includes:
- the LOC18779765 gene encoding uncharacterized protein LOC18779765 isoform X1, whose translation is MARITLCSQLLPSLLVPVRQRNHYQLMGVIGTGLSRGRRFSAASSSKISMSLKAGIVGLPNVGKSTLFNAVVENGKAQAANFPFCTIEPNVGIVAVPDPRLNVLSDLSKSQRAVPASIELVDIAGLVKGASQGEGLGNKFLSNIREVDSILQVVRCFEDNDVVHVNGKVDPKADIDVINLELIFSDLDQIEKRVDKLKKGKAKDSQTKIKEEAERSSLEKIQHALLDGKPARSVALTDLEKDAVKHLCLLTMKPVIYVANVAESDLAEPGHNPHVKEVMNIAPELQSGVVTISAQVESELTELPYEERTEFLESLGVSESGLGNLIRATYGILGLRTYFTSGEKETKAWTILAGMTAPQAAGVIHSDFERGFIRAETVSYDDFVAAGSLAAARERGVLRSEGKEYIVQEGDVMLFRFNV
- the LOC18779765 gene encoding uncharacterized protein LOC18779765 isoform X2; translated protein: MARITLCSQLLPSLLVPVRQRNHYQLMGVIGTGLSRGRRFSAASSSKISMSLKAGIVGLPNVGKSTLFNAVVENGKAQAANFPFCTIEPNVGIVAVPDPRLNVLSDLSKSQRAVPASIELVDIAGLVKGASQGEGLGNKFLSNIREVDSILQVVRCFEDNDVVHVNGKVDPKADIDVINLELIFSDLDQIEKRVDKLKKGKAKDSQTKIKEEAERSSLEKIQHALLDGKPARSVALTDLEKDAVKHLCLLTMKPVIYVANVAESDLAEPGHNPHVKEVMNIAPELQSGVVTISAQVESELTELPYEERTEFLESLGVSESGLGNLIRATYGILGLRTYFTSGEKETKAWTILAGMTAPQAAGVIHSDFERGFIRAETLRSEGKEYIVQEGDVMLFRFNV